GAACTGATCAGGATTACATAGACGTAGTTGGCTGCCGTCCGTTCCCGGATTTGCCGGCATAGTGCCAATCCGTCCAGCCCGGGCATCAGCCAGTCGCTGATCACGATATCGATGGGGGCCTTTTGGATGATCCGCCAGGCCTTCTCACCGTCATCGGCCGCAGTCACGGTATGCTCGCCCCAGGCTTCGATGCGCGAAACCAGCAGCTTCAGGGTTACGGGGTCGTCGTCTGCGATCAGGATATTCATAATGACGGTCGCTCGTTCGCCGGTTCGGGGTCTGTCTGCAACATTGTCGGTGGTCTGAAGCGAGAGCGATCTGACGAAAGGTCGGTGCCGCACTTCTCAAGAAAGTCGATCTCGCTTGTTCACCGATAATATCGGCAGGGCATATTAAAACTTAAATAATGAATTTCAGGTATTTTTGCCGCTTTCGAAGCTTGTCCGAAACCGTTCGCCGAACCGCCGGAAGAGAAAAATGCAGGCTTGACAAGGCAGCGGTGCTACCGGTAGGAACAGGAAACTTCCAACCCTCTTTTCATCCCCGGAGTCCTTTCAACGACGGCAAGAAAATTAAAGGAAAATCGGACAGGAGATGCCTGATATGGAAAATGATTGTCTTTTTTGCAAGATCGCCAATGGCCGGATGGACACCGAATTTCTTTATAAAAACGAGCAGCTGGTTGTTTTCAGGGATATCAACCCCCATGCGCCCGTGCACCTTTTGATCGTTCCCAAACGGCATATTCGCAGTATCAACGACCTTGCACCGGAAGACGGGAGCATCCTGGCCGAGATGATCCTGACGGCCAAAGAGATGGCCAGAAAAGAGAACGTCGACCAATCGGGCTACAAGCTGCTGTTCAACGTGGAAAAAGGCGGCGGGCAGGTGATTTTTCATTTGCACTTGCATCTGATAGGAGGATGGCATTGAAAGTCGTAGTGATTATTCCGTCCCGCTACGGATCATCCCGTTTCGAAGGCAAACCGCTGGCGGACCTGCGTGGAAAACCGATGATCCAATGGGTGGTGCAGCGGGCCGGCCAGGCGGATTGTGCGGATTCCGTCCACGTGGCCACCGATGACACCCGGATTCGGGATGCCGTGGAAGGATTTGGCGGCAAGGTCATCATGACCTCCTCGAAATGCCGTTCGGGAACCGACCGTGTGGCCGAGGCGGCCGAGCAGCTGAAATTGGCCATGACCGACGTGGTGGTCAATATTCAGGGGGACCAGCCGCTGGTGGACCCCCGTTGCCTGGATGCCCTAGTGCGGCCTTTTCACGATGATCCTGCGGTGAAAATGAGCACCCTGGCCTTTGCC
This window of the uncultured Desulfosarcina sp. genome carries:
- a CDS encoding histidine triad nucleotide-binding protein produces the protein MENDCLFCKIANGRMDTEFLYKNEQLVVFRDINPHAPVHLLIVPKRHIRSINDLAPEDGSILAEMILTAKEMARKENVDQSGYKLLFNVEKGGGQVIFHLHLHLIGGWH
- the kdsB gene encoding 3-deoxy-manno-octulosonate cytidylyltransferase; this encodes MKVVVIIPSRYGSSRFEGKPLADLRGKPMIQWVVQRAGQADCADSVHVATDDTRIRDAVEGFGGKVIMTSSKCRSGTDRVAEAAEQLKLAMTDVVVNIQGDQPLVDPRCLDALVRPFHDDPAVKMSTLAFAIVDPREISDPKDVKVVFDTRGDALYFSRAAIPHGRDTSQGYKTYKHLGVYAYTRKFLECFRSLTPGRLEEIEKLEQLRAMEHGHRIRVVVTPYDSPEVDLPVDIQRIREKMLAMGIN